A genomic window from Lotus japonicus ecotype B-129 chromosome 1, LjGifu_v1.2 includes:
- the LOC130721481 gene encoding uncharacterized protein LOC130721481: MGKVWASWNVRGLGSSTKREAAKKILLKIKPEVCLLQESKLDENRKKTIVSWAKSIGMEFEFVPAIGVAGGLVSLWRKSTFKVVQVKKHQRKCSVWESCTFSVKQMAMPMNWQSQVLIEQFPYGR; encoded by the coding sequence ATGGGGAAAGTGTGGGCTTCTTGGAATGTAAGGGGTCTGGGAAGCTCCACTAAGAGAGAGGCTGCCAAGAAGATTTTGTTGAAAATTAAACCTGAGGTATGCCTTTTACAGGAATCTAAGTTGGACGAAAACAGGAAGAAGACGATTGTGAGTTGGGCAAAATCTATTGGCATGGAGTTTGAGTTTGTCCCTGCCATCGGTGTGGCTGGAGGGTTGGTATCTCTTTGGAGAAAATCTACTTTCAAGGTTGTCCAAGTCAAGAAACATCAGAGGAAGTGCAGTGTTTGGGAGTCCTGCACATTTTCCGTGAAGCAAATGGCGATGCCGATGAACTGGCAAAGTCAGGTGTTGATAGAACAGTTCCCCTATGGGAGATGA
- the LOC130721474 gene encoding patatin-like protein 2 — protein METTNSPPPLQIQPPTYGNLVTVLSIDGGGIRGIIPATILEFLEAQLQELDGESARLADYFDVIAGTSTGGLVTAMLSAPNDKKRPLFAAKDIKPFYFEHGPKIFPQHKGLLATIGNLFGTLGGPKYDGKYLHKVVKEKLGETRVHDTLTNVVIPTFDIKTMQPTVFSSYKIKTSPCLDAQLADICISTSAAPTYLPAYSFSNKGSDGNVQEFNLVDGGICANNPTLVAVNEVTKQSLLENPDFFAIKAVEYSRFLIISLGTGTAKNEMKFNAKMAAKWGLLDWLTSGGSTPLIDMFSQSSGDMVDFHLSTVTQAHHSEDNYLRIQDDTLAGTDSSVDISTKENLERLSQIGISLLKKPVSKVNLDSGLCETMPNAETNEDALKRFAKTLSQERRLRELRSPNT, from the exons ATGGAGACAACAAATTCACCACCCCCTCTTCAAATTCAGCCTCCCACTTATGGAAACTTGGTCACTGTTCTCAGCATCGATGGCGGTGGTATCAGGGGTATTATTCCAGCAACTATCCTCGAATTCCTTGAAGCACAACTCCAG GAGTTGGATGGTGAGTCCGCAAGGCTTGCAGATTACTTTGATGTGATTGCAGGAACAAGCACCGGTGGCCTTGTAACCGCCATGCTAAGCGCTCCAAATGATAAAAAACGTCCACTTTTTGCGGCCAAGGACATCAAGCCCTTTTACTTTGAACATGGCCCCAAGATTTTCCCACAACACAAGGGCCTGTTGGCAACAATAGGAAATTTGTTTGGAACATTAGGAGGACCAAAATACGATGGGAAGTACCTTCATAAGGTGGTGAAGGAGAAGTTGGGGGAAACTCGTGTGCATGACACACTGACAAATGTTGTGATCCCCACCTTTGACATCAAGACAATGCAACCGACTGTTTTCTCTTCTTATAAAATCAAGACGTCCCCTTGCTTGGATGCTCAACTCGCTGACATATGCATCAGCACCTCCGCCGCGCCTACTTATCTCCCCGCCTACTCTTTCAGCAACAAAGGCTCCGATGGAAACGTGCAGGAATTCAACCTTGTTGATGGTGGTATTTGTGCAAACAATCCG ACTCTAGTAGCTGTGAATGAAGTAACCAAGCAAAGCCTTCTTGAAAACCCTGACTTCTTTGCCATCAAGGCTGTGGAATATAGTCGGTTCCTGATAATCTCACTGGGCACAGGGACAGCAAAAAATGAAATGAAGTTCAATGCAAAAATGGCAGCTAAATGGGGTCTATTGGATTGGTTAACCAGCGGTGGTTCAACACCCTTGATTGACATGTTTAGTCAATCATCTGGTGATATGGTCGATTTTCATCTTTCTACTGTCACTCAAGCACATCATTCAGAAGATAATTATCTCCGGATACAG GATGATACATTGGCAGGTACGGATTCTTCCGTTGATATCTCAACAAAAGAGAATTTGGAAAGGCTGAGCCAAATTGGTATTAGTTTGTTGAAGAAACCAGTATCTAAGGTCAATTTAGACTCTGGTCTATGTGAAACAATGCCAAATGCGGAAACCAATGAAGATGCTCTCAAAAG GTTTGCAAAAACGCTTTCTCAAGAAAGGAGACTCAGAGAATTGAGATCCCCTAACACCTAA